From the genome of Camelus dromedarius isolate mCamDro1 chromosome 19, mCamDro1.pat, whole genome shotgun sequence, one region includes:
- the ZBTB9 gene encoding zinc finger and BTB domain-containing protein 9, whose translation MDTSTPLPSVAPSPVCNPAPRTIQIEFPQHSSLLLEALNRHRLEGKFCDVSLLVQGRELRAHKAVLAAASPYFHDKLLLGDAPRLTLPSVIEADAFEGLLQLIYSGRLRLPLDALPAHLLVASGLQMWQVVDQCSEILKELENSGGGISTRGTAPFHTLLSTTSSAGGWCIRSAPFQTPAQSSPSTESPAVGEGSELGDVLQIQVEEEEEEEDEEDQGSAAPSQAPQPQRGSGSFPHPSGSHPLPVSATPRRLPEGESAPLEPPASHTALPPKIFFVKQEPFEPKEEISGGGTQSGGAKEETKVFPGGDTEGNGELGFLLPSGTGTTSGGGGPSWKPVDLHGNEILSGGGGPGGAGQAVHGPVKLGGAPPADGKRFGCLCGKRFAVKPKRDRHIMLTFSLRPFGCGICNKRFKLKHHLTEHMKTHAGALHACPHCGRRFRVHACFLRHRDLCKGQGWATAHWTYK comes from the coding sequence ATGGATACTTCGACGCCTTTGCCTTCCGTAGCTCCCTCCCCGGTCTGCAACCCAGCCCCACGGACGATCCAGATCGAATTCCCTCAGCATAGCTCATTGCTTCTAGAAGCCCTGAACCGCCACAGGCTAGAGGGAAAGTTCTGTGACGTGTCCCTCCTGGTGCAGGGCCGCGAACTTAGGGCTCACAAAGCGGTGTTGGCTGCCGCCTCTCCTTACTTCCATGACAAGCTTCTTCTGGGGGATGCTCCACGGCTCACTCTGCCCAGCGTCATCGAAGCCGATGCCTTCGAGGGGCTGCTCCAGCTCATTTATTCAGGGCGCCTCCGTCTGCCACTGGACGCTCTCCCCGCCCACCTCCTTGTGGCCAGTGGCCTCCAAATGTGGCAAGTAGTAGATCAGTGCTCAGAGATTttgaaagaactagaaaactCAGGTGGTGGAATTTCAACCCGGGGGACAGCCCCCTTCCACACACTTCTTTCCACAACATCCTCTGCAGGAGGCTGGTGCATTCGCTCTGCCCCTTTCCAGACCCCAGCGCAGTCTTCTCCTTCTACCGAGAGCCCCGCTGTAGGGGAGGGGAGTGAACTGGGAGATGTGTTGCAGATTCAAgttgaagaggaggaggaggaagaagatgagGAGGACCAGGGATCAGCAGCACCGTCTCAGGCTCCTCAACCTCAGAGAGGATCAGGGAGTTTTCCCCACCCTTCTGGATCCCACCCACTGCCTGTATCCGCTACTCCCCGCAGGCTTCCAGAGGGTGAGAGTGCGCCACTTGAGCCTCCTGCCTCTCACACTGCACTGCCCCCCAAGATCTTCTTCGTTAAGCAGGAACCCTTTGAGCCCAAGGAGGAGATATCAGGAGGTGGAACTCAGTCTGGAGGAGCAAAGGAGGAAACCAAAGTGTTTCCTGGAGGGGACACTGAAGGGAATGGAGAGCTAGGATTCTTGCTGCCATCAGGAACAGGAACAACGTCTGGAGGAGGTGGTCCATCCTGGAAACCAGTGGATCTTCATGGGAATGAAATCCTGTCAGGGGGTGGGGGAcctgggggagcagggcaggctgtGCATGGGCCTGTGAAGCTAGGTGGGGCACCCCCTGCAGATGGAAAACGCTTTGGTTGTTTGTGTGGGAAGCGGTTTGCGGTGAAGCCAAAGCGTGACCGGCACATCATGCTGACCTTCAGCCTTCGGCCCTTTGGCTGTGGCATCTGCAACAAGCGCTTCAAGCTGAAGCACCATCTGACAGAGCACATGAAGACCCATGCTGGAGCCTTGCATGCCTGTCCCCACTGCGGCCGTCGGTTCCGTGTCCATGCCTGTTTCCTTCGCCACCGGGACCTGTGCAAAGGCCAGGGCTGGGCCACTGCTCACTGGACTTATAAGTGA